A segment of the Streptococcus dysgalactiae subsp. dysgalactiae genome:
CCGTTGGGTCTGCTTGAGTGGTAACCACGATGACTTGGTTGCAACTGACCATGCAGCTATGGAAGCCATCAATCCTGACCGCCGTTACCAAGACCGTGATAATTATAACTGGATTCGTGATGCTGAGAAAAATCAATTAGTCGTCGGCACACAAGCTCGAATCCTTTACCAAGACTGTATTGGCCGTGTGAATATCGCCCTCAAATTTAACAAATTGGTCCGCGAAGGTAAGATTGGACCTGTCATGATTGGACGTGACCACCATGACGTGTCTGGTACTGACTCACCATTCCGTGAAACCTCAAACATTAAAGACGGTTCCAATGTGACCTGTGATATGGCAGTTCAATGTTACGCTGGTAACGCTGCGCGTGGTATGAGTTTGGTAGCTCTTCATAACGGTGGCGGAACTGGTATCGGTAAAGCCATCAACGGCGGCTTTGGACTTGTTCTAGATGGTAGCGAACGCATTGATGAGATTATTAAATCTGCCATTGCTTGGGATACTATGGGCGGTGTAGCTCGCCGTAACTGGGCGCGCAATGAACACGCTATTGAGACCGCTATTGAGTATAATCGTCTCCATGCAGGTACTGATCACATCACTATCCCATACTTGGCTGATGATGACCTTGTGACTTCAGCGGTGAATCAATTATTTCAGTAAAAGCAGCTAGATAACTAGATAAAAATGTAAGCGTTATCTATAATAGATAACCCATTCCCTTAATGAATAACTCAATGACATAAAAGGAGATTAACATGGCGAAAATTGTTGAATGTATTCCCAACTTCTCAGAAGGCCAAAATCAGGCTGTTATCGACGGCTTGGTAGCGACGGCCAAAAGTATTCCTGGAGTGACCCTCCTCGACTACTCTTCTGATGCGAGCCACAACCGGAGCGTGTTTACCTTGGTTGGAGACGATCAGTCTATCCAGGAAGCAGCTTTCCAACTGATTAAATACGCTTCTGAAAACATTGACATGACCAAACATCATGGCGAACACCCTCGTATGGGTGCCACCGATGTCTGCCCGTTCGTCCCAATCAAAGACATCACCACAGCAGAATGTGTTGAGATTTCCAAACAAGTCGCAGAACGGATTAACCGTGAACTTGGAATCCCAATCTTCCTTTATGAAGATTCTGCCACACGCCCAGAACGTCAAAACCTTGCTAAAATCCGTAAAGGTCAGTTTGAAGGCATGCCAGAAAAACTGTTGGAAGAGGACTGGGCACCTGATTACGGAGATCGTAAGATTCACCCAACTGCTGGAGTAACTGCCGTCGGTGCTCGCATGCCATTGGTTGCCTTCAATGTTAATTTGGATACGGACAATATCGACATTGCTAATAAAATTGCTAAAATTATCCGCGGTTCAGGTGGTGGCTACAAATATTGTAAAGCCATCGGTGTTATGTTAGAAGACCGCCATATTGCCCAAGTCTCCATGAACATGGTTAACTTTGAAAAATGTTCTCTTTACCGTACTTTTGAAACCATTCGCTTTGAAGCTAAACGCTATGGGGTTAACATTATCGGTTCGGAAGTCATCGGACTTGCGCCAGCCAAAGCCTTAATCGATGTGGCTGAATACTACTTGCAAGTTGAGGACTTTGACTACAATAAACAGATTCTTGAAAACCATTTGCTAGGTTAGGAGGTTCTCTATGGGTTTAGTTGATTTAAGCTTAACAGATTTCGCTAAAGTCCTTGGCTCAGATGCCCCTGCTCCAGGTGGTGGTTCTGCTGCTGCTCTCTCTGGCGCTAATGGCATTTCCTTGACCAAGATGGTCTGTGAATTGACCCTCGGTAAGAAACAATATGCTGACTACCAAGCTATTATTACAGAGGTCCATGCTAAAAGCACCGCTCTACAAGTTAGCTTGCTTGCAGCCATTGACAAAGACACCGAAGCTTTTAACCGAGTTTCTGCCGTTTTCGACATGCCAAAAGAGACTGACGAAGACAAGGCTGCCAGACGAACTGCCATGCAAAAGGCTTTAAAAACAGCAGCACAATCACCATTTGAGATGATGACCCTCATGGTCGAAGCACTCGAAACCACTGAAACAGCTGTCGGCAAGTCTAATACAAATGCTGCTAGTGATCTCGGAGTAGCTGCCTTAAACTTAAAAGCAGGTTTACAAGGCGCTTGGTTGAATGTCTTGATTAATCTGTCTGGCATCAAAGATGAAGACTTTGTTACCGACTATCGCCAAAAAGGGCAAGCCTTATTAGACAAGGGCTGTCACTTGGCCGATGACATCTACACGAAAATTCTCGATATTGTTTAACAAGTAAAGGAGCAACTATGGTTTTATCAGATATTGAAATAGCCAACTCTGTCACTATGGAACCTATCAGTAAGGTTGCCGATCAATTAGGGATTATCGAGGAAGCCCTCTGTCTCTATGGCAAGTACAAGGCAAAAATTGATGCCCATCAACTGGTTGCCCTAAAAGATAAGCCTGATGGTAAATTGATTCTTGTCACTGCTATATCACCAACACCAGCTGGTGAAGGCAAAACCACCACTTCCGTTGGGTTGGTAGATGCTCTCGCTGCCATTGGAAAAAAAGCAGTTATTGCCCTTCGTGAACCTTCTCTTGGTCCTGTTTTTGGGGTTAAAGGAGGAGCTGCTGGCGGTGGCCACGCGCAAGTTGTCCCAATGGAAGACATCAACCTCCACTTTACAGGGGACTTTCATGCCATCGGTGTCGCCAACAACTTATTAGCTGCCTTGATTGATAACCACATTCACCATGGCAATAGCCTAGGCATTGATTCTAGACGTATCACTTGGAAACGTGTGGTGGACATGAATGACCGCCAGCTTCGTCATATTGTTGACGGCTTGCAAGGCAAGGTAAACGGGGTACCTCGTGAAGATGGTTATGACATTACCGTCGCCTCTGAAATCATGGCAATCCTGTGCCTATCCGAAAACATTTCTGACCTCAAAGCCCGCCTTGAAAAAATCATTATTGGTTACAATTACCAAGGTGAACCTGTAACAGCTAAAGACTTGAAAGCTGGTGGTGCCCTAGCAGCACTGCTCAAGGATGCGATTCATCCTAATCTCGTGCAAACCCTAGAACACACACCAGCCCTCATTCACGGCGGACCATTTGCTAATATCGCCCATGGCTGTAACAGTGTCCTCGCAACCAAACTAGCCTTGAAATATGGTGATTATGCCGTTACCGAAGCTGGATTTGGTGCTGACCTTGGAGCTGAAAAATTCATTGACATCAAATGCCGTATGTCCGGCCTTCGTCCAGCAGCCGTTGTCCTAGTAGCTACTATTCGTGCCCTTAAAATGCACGGTGGCGTTCAAAAAACTAACTTGGCTACTGAAAATGTTCAGGCCGTTGTGGATGGTTTGCCTAACCTTGACAAACATTTGGCTAATATCCAAGACGTCTATGGCCTTCCAGTTGTCGTAGCGATCAATAAATTCCCACTCGATACCGATGCCGAATTACAAGCTGTCTATGATGCCTGCGACAAACGTGGCGTTGACGTTGTGATTTCTGATGTTTGGGCAAATGGTGGAGCTGGTGGCCGTGAATTAGCTGAAAAAGTCGTGGCATTGGCAGAACAAGATAATCAATTCCGCTTTGTTTACGATGAAGACGATAGCATTGAAACCAAACTCACTAAAATCGTTACCAAGGTTTACGGTGGTAAAGGCATCAACTTGAGCCCGGCAGCCAAACGTGAACTGGCAGAATTAGAACGCCTCGGCTTTGGCAACTACCCAATTTGCATGGCCAAAACCCAATATTCCTTCTCAGACGATGCTAAGAAACTTGGCGCACCAACAGACTTTACAGTAACTATTAGCAACCTTAAAGTGTCCGCGGGAGCAGGATTTATCGTTGCCCTGACGGGTGCTATCATGACCATGCCTGGCCTTCCAAAAGTACCTGCCAGCGAAAAAATTGATATTGACGAGGAGGGCAACATCACAGGATTATTCTAATCGGAAATAAGGAGAGAACAAATGACAAAGGTAACAATCAAAACGCCCTCTGATTACCTCCAGACAGACTGGTCTGGTGGCAAAACGAAACAATTGTTCCTTTATCCTGAAAAGGGAGACTACGGAGAGAGAAAATTCTCCTGCCGTCTCTCAATTGCAACCGTGGCCCTACGACAGACAACTTTTACCTTACTTGATGGCTATCATAGGATCCTAATGAGCCTAGACAAGCCCATCACATTAAGTGATTTGAGTCATGCTAAAGAGATTTCCCTAACTCCTTTTGAACCCTATGCGTTTGAAGGCGATACCAGAATCGTCAGTCGTGGAACCTGCCAAGACATGAATTTAATGTATGATGATCATTACCGAGGGCAACTATTACCCGTCTGGTCTGACACACCATTTGCGGCACCCAAAGCGGACTGCCAACTGCTTTATGCCCTAAGCAAGCTGACTTATTCTGTGACCAATCAGGTGAATCAAGAACTTGAAGCCAATCACTTGTTGGTGATTGACCAGGAGGCCAGCCTATCAGACCTAAAAGTTTGCTCCAATCAAACAAGCCATGCCCAAACCCCAGTAGCTGTTTGGGCAGGCTTATGGCACAACTCCTAATGAAACAAGACCGACGATGTCAGTAGTAAATTATTGACTCAAGTCTCATCTTTTTAGGCTGTCATTCATCATCACAACAGCTACTTATTTTCTCATCGCTAATCAATGTCTCATCACCGTCGTTAGACCTAAGAGGCAACCTCCTAACGCGAGGTGTTCTTCATTTCCTAGCGACCCTTCCCATTACATTTGAACGCAACTTGCATACAAAAAGGAGAGCATTATTATGGCGTCAAATCACATGAACGAACAAGAAAGAGAACAGGCTAAGTTTAGCTTGAGCGGTGCCACTCTTTACGGTATCAATGCCGTTATCGGCTCTGGTATCTTCCTTTTACCTAGGGCCATTTATAAGGGCCTTGGCCCTGCATCAATCGCTGTTATGTTTGGGACAGCTATTTTGACCATCATGCTGGCAGTTTGTTTTGCGGAAGTCTCTGGCTATTTTGGCAAAAATGGCGGAGCTTTCCAATATTCTAAACGAGCTTTTGGTGATTTTATCGGCTTTAACGTTGGTTTCCTTGGTTGGGCCGTTACCATCTTCGCTTGGGCAGCCATGGCAGCTGGATTTGCCAGAATGTTTATTATTACCTTCCCAGCCTTCGAAGGTTGGCACATTCCTATTAGTGTTGGACTGATTATCTTACTATCCTTGATGAATATTGCTGGCTTGAAAACCTCTAAAATTTTCACCATCACAGCCACCATTGCTAAGTTAATCCCAATCGTTGCCTTCTCTGCTTGTACCCTTTTCTTCATCAAAAATGGGCTTCCTAACTTTACCCCTTTTGTTCAATTGGAACCAGGTACTGACCTCTTAGGGGCTATTTCCAATACTGCTGTTTATATCTTCTATGGCTTTATCGGTTTTGAAACCCTCTCTATTGTCGCTGGGGAGATGCGTGACCCTGAAAAAAATGTGCCACGTGCTATTTTAGGATCAATCAGTATCGTCTCTGTCTTATACATGCTGATTATCGGTGGAACTATTGCCATGCTTGGCTCTCAAATCATGATGACCAATGCACCTGTTCAAGATGCCTTTGTTAAAATGATAGGCCCTGCTGGCGCTTGGATGGTGTCAATCGGTGCTTTAATTTCTATTACAGGTCTTAACATGGGAGAATCCATCATGGTGCCACGTTACGGTGCTGCCATTGCTGATGAAGGACTTTTACCAGCAGCTATTGCCAAGCAAAATAAAAATGGCGCACCACTCGTTGCTATCTTGGTTTCAGGAGCAATTGCCATTGTACTCCTACTTACTGGCTCATTTGAAAACTTAGCAAAACTCAGTGTTGTTTTCCGCTTCTTCCAATACATTCCAACTGCACTAGCCGTTATGAAATTACGGAAAGATGCTCCTGATGCTAACGTGATTTTCCGAGTACCATTTGGTCCTGTTATCCCAACTCTTTCCGTCATTATCAGTTTGATTATGATTTGGGGTGACAACCCAATGAACTTTATCTATGGTGCTGTCGGAGTCATCATTGCAAGTAGTGTTTATTACCTTATGCACGGACGCAAGCGCCAAATGGATCAAATGCCCCCTGAAGAACAAATCTAGGAGAAAAAACTATGACAAGAGTGATTAATTTAGATGGCAAAAGCCTTACCCTCGAAGATGTGATTGCGATTGCTCGCCAAGGTGTAGCCTGTCGCATTGATGACAGTGCTGTTAAAGCTGTGAATGCCTCTCGTAAAATTGTTGATGACATTGTCAACGAAAAACGGGTCGTTTACGGGGTGACCACTGGTTTTGGATCCCTTTGTAACGTGAGCATTTCACCAGAAGATACGATTCAACTCCAAGAAAATCTGATTCGTACCCATGCCAGTGGTTTTGGTGACCCATTGCCAGAAGATGCCGTGAGAGCCATTATGCTTATCCGTATCAATTCACTAGTCAAAGGCTATTCTGGTATTCGCTTGTCCACCATCAAAAAATTAGTGGAGTTACTCAACAAAGGGGTTCACCCTTACATTCCTGAAAAAGGTTCCCTAGGAGCTTCAGGAGATTTGGCACCGCTTGCTCACATGGTGCTTCCTATGCTTGGTCTAGGGAAAGCTTACTACAAGGGAGAACTTCTTTCTGGTCAAGAGGCCCTTGATAAAGCTGGTATCGACAAGATTTCTTTAGCCGCCAAAGAAGGACTCGCCCTTATCAACGGAACAACCGTTCTAACTGGTATCGGTGCCCTTGCAACCTATGATGCCATTCAATTATTGAAACTGTCAGACCTAGCGGGTGCCCTATCCCTTGAAGTGCATAACGGGATTACTAGCCCATTTGAAGAAAACCTTCACACCATTCGCCCACAAAGTGGGCAGTTGGCAACAGCTCGCAATATCCGAAACCTCCTAGAAGGCAGCCAAAACACAACCGTAGCTACTCAATCTCGTGTGCAAGACCCTTACACCTTGCGCTGCATCCCTCAAATTCATGGGGCTAGCAAAGACAGTATTGCCTATGTCAAATCCAAAGTTGACATTGAAATCAATTCTGTCACAGATAATCCAATTATCTGTAAAGATAGCCACGTTATTTCAGGAGGTAACTTCCACGGAGAACCAATGGCACAGCCATTTGACTTCTTAGGCATTGCCATTTCTGAAATCGGAAATGTTTCTGAACGCCGTGTGGAACGTTTGGTCAATAGCCAACTCAGCAAATTACCATCCTTCCTTGTCAAATACCCAGGTCTCAATTCAGGCTTTATGATTACTCAGTACGCCTGTGCCTCTCTTGCTTCTGAAAACAAGGTTTTGGCACATCCAGCCAGCGTGGATTCTATCCCATCTTGTGAAAACCAAGAAGATTTTGTCAGCATGGGCACCACCGCTGCTCGCAAGGCCGGTGAAATCCTTAAAAATTCTCGCCGCATCGTGGCTACTGAAATCATGGCAGCCTGCCAAGCTCTTGATCTCAAATCTGAAAATCATGAACTAGGTAAAGGGACTAAGGTTGCCTACGATCTCTTCCGCAAAGAAGTTAACTTTATCGAACACGATAAAGACATCGAAATCTACGATGAATTAAACAAGGCATCAGCAGTCATTGAAGACCCAAGCTTCCTCGAAGCAGTCGAACAGGCAGTTGAGTTGAGTATCCAATTTTAGTGAATAAGGGACTTCTTTAACCAAAAGGGGCTGTGGCAAAAGTCATGGCCTCTTTGGGCTAACTGACTGGGACCAAAAGCAGACGATTTTATTGCTCTGCTATTCCTAAAAAGCAGTCACAACGGCCACGAAAGTGTTGACTCTAAGCTTTATTTTGCTATCATAATCCTAAAGGAGATGACGCGCATGCTAGAAGATTACTACCCATCCACAACCAGTTACTACCACGGTGCGATTGATGACGACTTATACGCTGCCAAATGGGGCATGGTTATGACCTTCCTTGACCTTAACGACAGCTCACTAACCCCATTTGAAGGGACACATTTTGCCTTGATTGGCTTTAAAAGTGATAAGGGAGTTTATATCAATAATGGTCGTGTCGGAGCAGTCGAAAGTCCAGCCGCCATACGAACCCAGCTCGCCAAACTCCCTTGGCATTTAGGAAACCAGGTCATGGTCTACGATGTAGGGAATATTGACGGCCCCAACCGCTCTTTGGAACAACTGCAAAACAGTTTAAGCAAGGCCATCAAACGGATGCGTGACCTTAATCTCAGACCCATCGTCTTAGGAGGTGGCCACGAGACAGCCTACGGGCATTACTTAGGCCTTCGTCAAAGCCTAGCCCCAAGTGACGACCTAGCCGTCATTAACATGGATGCTCACTTTGATTTAAGACCCTACGACCAAACAGGTCCCAATTCTGGCACCGGATTCCGCCAGATGTTTAATGATGCCGTTGCGGAAAATCGTCTTTTTAACTATCTTGTTTTAGGCATTCAAGAACATAACAATAACCTATTCTTATTTGACTTTGTAGCAAAATCCAAGGGCATTCAATTTTTGACTGGGCAAGACATTTATCGCATGGGCTATCAAAAGGTCTGCCAAACCATCGACCGTTTCTTAGCGGGGCAAGAAAGGGTCTATCTGACCATTGACATGGACTGCTTCTCAGTTGGTGCTGCCCCTGGGGTTAGTGCTATCCAGTCCCTCGGTGTTGACCCAAATCTTGCCGTCTTGGTTTTGCAACACATTGCAGCTAGCGGAAAATTAGTTGGCTTTGATGTGGTTGAGGTTTCACCACCACACGATATTGATAACCACACCGCCAATTTAGCAGCCACCTTTATCTTTTACCTCGTACAGATTATGGCACAACATAGCTAAAACCCTCTGATTCGCATCAGAGGGTTTTCCTTAGCTTTTAGCAGATAATTGCTGACGCAAATCATTCATCTCACTCACCAAATGACAATCTCGGTAAGGGTTTAGGTTAGTACTAGCAATTTCATAATAATACTCAAAGGATTCTGTCAACAGGAGGGCTACCTTTTCTTTTTCCTGCTGACTTAAGGTATCTCCTTGACGTATCAATTGGTACTTGACTGCAGCCATCAAATAGAAAATCAATCCCTTGTCACGCGGATTGCGATACCTAGACATCAAAGTTTCCCTGTGACCAAGTAGGGACAAGGCTGGCTGATAATTGCCTTTTTTCCACTGAATCATGGCTAAGTATATCTCGAGCTGGGTTTCTTTCCACGGGTAAATATGATTGGCCAAGGCTTCTTTAGCCAAACTCAAGATTTGCTCAGCCTGATCAAAATGACCCAAATAGAAATAAGAAATCCCTAATCCAATGTAAAAAATACTCACCGATAACTCAGCTGGCTTGTTGTCTGTTAAGGAAATAGCTTCTTTTTGGTAAGCAACAGCCTTTTCAAACTGATAACGAATCTGGGCAATCTCTCCCAAATAATCCAAGGCAGCAGCAATCTGAATCGCATAGTTAGCCTGCAATCCTGGTGTCACCTTAAAGAAATCAATTGACTGTTGAAGCAAATGTTCTGCCTCATCCAACTCCCCAACAATCAAATGATAGAGACCTTTTAACCGCAAACTAATCGCTATAGCCTCAAAATGATTAGCAGCGACCGCTGCCTCTAGTGAAAGGCTAGTGTAATAACGCATTTCTGGCTTGTTTTCAACTTGGATACAGTAATGAATTAGCTGACGATAACCTTCTAACAAGAAGGAGGTCTGCTTTAGCTCAGTTGCCAAATCGATAACCTTTTGAATGTTTTTAATCCCTTCTTGATACCTCCCTGTTCGGATATCGTAACGGCCTTCAAGGTAAGCAAAACGAATCAATAACTGTTGAAAATCGCGATTATTATCATAGGTCAGTTCCAAATCCGCAATGTTTTGCCGAATCTTATCAAACTGCCTTTCCATCAAACGATGATTATCACGATCAGATTTTTCCACTAACCCAACACTCTTGGAGTAAATAGGAAAAAGTTCATGCTGAAATTGCAAGGTAGCATCAAGGTAATTGAGGTTATATTCTAAAGCCTTAATCACCTGTCGTGATTCTTTATAATGGTAAGCAATAGCCTCAAGCAAAGTTGGACTTGGAGGTAAAAGAGGTAGTAATTCCTCCAACCGTTTGGCAATTTGCCCGTGCAATAAACGCCTCTTCGATAAAGACAGACGGTCATAACAATAGAGTTGAATAATCCGCTGACGAAAAGAAATCAGCACCTCTTCTCCCTTATTCTCTTCCACTAAAATATAATAGTGGCATAGACTATCCACCATCTCAATGACTTCCTCAAGCGGCAGAAGCATCAGCTGAGCCAAGGTGTTTAAAGGCACGGCTCCTCGGCAACAAGATAGGTAGTGCAACAGTTCATCATCACGGCTATTGAGATTAGCTAATTTTAGTCCCAATTTAGCCTTAATAGCAGGGGTTAGAGGCACAAACTTTTCTTTTCGCAACAAGGTTTGGGTGTATTCTGATAAGAAAAAGGGGATTCCTTGACTAGCTTGATAGAGGTGATCGATTTCTTGCTCCGTCACACTCTGGTTCCCCAATTGACTGCGGATATAAGCTGAACTTTCTTGTCGGGTGAACGGTTCCAGTCGAATACTTTCTAAGCGTCCCTGACTGATTAAAGCATTTAGACAAGTTCCCAGTTGAGGGGTGGTTCCTAAATGTTTGGTCAAAACAAAAGCTATGGGATAATGGGACAGCTGATTCATGACCCGTTGCAGTAAGGTCAAACTGTCCTCATCCATCCAGTGACAATCTTCAATCAATACTACTAAAGCCTTGATGTCTGCTAGATTTTGTAAAATATCAACCACAAAGGAAACCAACAAACTAGTATGATCTTTAACAAAAGGATGCGCCACATGCTCTTGAAAAACGGTCGCCGTTGGAAAACATTGCTTGAGCGCTGCCCGCCACGCTTTGGTCGACAACAAGCGATGCTGAATCACCAAGTCCCCTAAGCCATCTAAAATATTACGCCAAGGCAACAAAGAGTCCATAGCCTCTTCTCGAAAACAATTAGCCGTCACAATTTGGTAATCCTGCGTTTGATTAGCCAGCACTTGTCTCGCCAGCGTCCGCTTACCAATCCCAGTATCTCCAATTAAAAGTAAAGCACCTACTTCTCGATAGGTTAAACAATTAGCAAAATAAGCTTCTAGTTGCTTAATTTCATCAATCCGACCCAAAAAATGATTACTATTACGTAAAAAATGTTTGATTTTACGTTCATTACGATCTTTAGCGACTACTTCCTGATAAATCTGTTGGCTTTGCGGACTAGGTTGAATCCCTAATTCTTTATCCAAAACATTCACTAATTGATAATAGGTCTCGATGACCTTACTAGGACGATTATCTTGCTGATAAAGTCGCATCAAGAGCTGGTAATTTTTCTCTTCAAATTCATCACGTTCAATAAGTTGTTTTAAATGCTCTTCAGTATCTTCAATGGCATCCAGAGATAGTCCCTCTTCGATTTTTTGATAACAAGTTTTAAGGTAGACCTGCTCACACTGCATTCGAATTTTTGAGACCCACAAGTCAAATTCCTCACCGCTTTTAAGGTAAAACCCTTGTAAAAATTCTCCCTGATACAGTGCCAAATGTGCAAGGGGTGCCTCCAAAAAGGGGGCAATATCGGTTTGAATATCAAGAGCTGGATTTAGGCGAAGCATATTACGATTAGGACAGATAATGACATCACTCTGCAAGACCTTATTAGCCTGATAGATGGTGTTGCGCAAATTCTTCTTGGCGGTCTGCGTGTTTTTGTTTTCCCATAACAAACTGGCAGCCATCTCACGACTCACAGATCCATTAACAGCTAAATAATAGAGGAGTGCATTCACTTTGGCAAAAGCAAAAAATTGTTCTTCGTTATTGAGCAAAATACGTGGAATGCCAAGCAACTGGAAAGTGATAACGTTATTCATGTAAGCGCCTCCAATAGTAATACAAGTTCACTATAACTTAATTCCAAGTATTTCGCAAGTTTTCTCCTGTACCCTTTCAGAGGTTCATTGTTTTTATAGGGTTTGGACTTGCTTTTAAGCTTTTTTTTTGATAATATAGTAGGGTCGTGTAGACGGCAAATACTCATTCTAGACCAATTGTGGGCTTGTTGCCGCTAGGTTAGCCTGCAAGTCGAAGTTTAGAAGAGGGAAAAACATTTTATAAAGGAGAAACTACTCATGGCAGTAATTTCAATGAAACAACTTCTTGAGGCTGGTGTTCACTTTGGTCACCAAACTCGTCGCTGGAACCCTAAGAT
Coding sequences within it:
- a CDS encoding AAA family ATPase; the encoded protein is MNNVITFQLLGIPRILLNNEEQFFAFAKVNALLYYLAVNGSVSREMAASLLWENKNTQTAKKNLRNTIYQANKVLQSDVIICPNRNMLRLNPALDIQTDIAPFLEAPLAHLALYQGEFLQGFYLKSGEEFDLWVSKIRMQCEQVYLKTCYQKIEEGLSLDAIEDTEEHLKQLIERDEFEEKNYQLLMRLYQQDNRPSKVIETYYQLVNVLDKELGIQPSPQSQQIYQEVVAKDRNERKIKHFLRNSNHFLGRIDEIKQLEAYFANCLTYREVGALLLIGDTGIGKRTLARQVLANQTQDYQIVTANCFREEAMDSLLPWRNILDGLGDLVIQHRLLSTKAWRAALKQCFPTATVFQEHVAHPFVKDHTSLLVSFVVDILQNLADIKALVVLIEDCHWMDEDSLTLLQRVMNQLSHYPIAFVLTKHLGTTPQLGTCLNALISQGRLESIRLEPFTRQESSAYIRSQLGNQSVTEQEIDHLYQASQGIPFFLSEYTQTLLRKEKFVPLTPAIKAKLGLKLANLNSRDDELLHYLSCCRGAVPLNTLAQLMLLPLEEVIEMVDSLCHYYILVEENKGEEVLISFRQRIIQLYCYDRLSLSKRRLLHGQIAKRLEELLPLLPPSPTLLEAIAYHYKESRQVIKALEYNLNYLDATLQFQHELFPIYSKSVGLVEKSDRDNHRLMERQFDKIRQNIADLELTYDNNRDFQQLLIRFAYLEGRYDIRTGRYQEGIKNIQKVIDLATELKQTSFLLEGYRQLIHYCIQVENKPEMRYYTSLSLEAAVAANHFEAIAISLRLKGLYHLIVGELDEAEHLLQQSIDFFKVTPGLQANYAIQIAAALDYLGEIAQIRYQFEKAVAYQKEAISLTDNKPAELSVSIFYIGLGISYFYLGHFDQAEQILSLAKEALANHIYPWKETQLEIYLAMIQWKKGNYQPALSLLGHRETLMSRYRNPRDKGLIFYLMAAVKYQLIRQGDTLSQQEKEKVALLLTESFEYYYEIASTNLNPYRDCHLVSEMNDLRQQLSAKS